The genomic window aggggcactggcagagctgggggggcaaggCTGGGATGGCAAGAGCTGCAGGTCAGAAgtaaggggcaccagcagagctgggggggcagggctgggatggcatggcaggggctgtgggtcggaagtgaggggcactggcagagctgggggggcagggctgggatggcaggggctgcaggtcgggagtgaggggcactggcagagctgggggggcaaggctgggatggcaagggctgagggttgggagtgagaggcactggcGGAGAGGCATCTGCACCCCTGCCTGTTCTTGGGGTTACTGTGGTGGCTGCATTCCCAGCTGGAGGGGGACCTGGCAGTGGGAGCCCGTGAGGCCCAGAGTGAATGGTGGAGcctggctgagcagctcagcccccccAAGGAGATTTCCCTGCTGCTGTAGGGCAGGGAGCCCCGTCCCCACGAGCTCAGGCCAGAGAGAGTGGAGCGATGgagggtttgggatgtggggggcaggtCCAGGAGCTGGGTTGGGTGCGGCTGGCGTGTGTCAGGTGCTGTCTGCCTGCCGCAGCTCCTGGGGTAGCTGATGCCGTGTCCTTTgctctgcaggggtgtgtggcccCTGGTGCGGGAGCAGCCCATGAGCCCAGGCCACTGTCCGACATGGCGAGCGCCATCTACGACTCCCTCCTGGAGAGTACGGACGGGGCCAGCGTCGATGCCGGCTGGTCCCTGCCCTACGCATTGGGCTTCCAGGTGTCGCTCaccagcttcctgctgctggagaTCCTGCTGGGCTGCAGCAGCAACCTGACGGTGCTGGCGCTGTACTGCTCGCAACCCGGCCTGGTGGACTCGGTCAGCACCGTGGTGACCATGAACCTGCACGTGCTGGACACGCTAGTGTGCCTGGTGTGCATGCCCCTGACCATCgccgtgctgctgctggcaccggAGCACAATGGGCCCCTGCTCGGCTGCTTCCACGAGGCCTGTGTCACCTTCGGCAGCGTGGCCACCGCCGCCAACGTGCTGGTCATCAGCCTGGACCGGTACGACATCTCGGTGCGGCCGGGGCGCCGGGTGCTGACGCCCAGCCGCACCGCCCTGCTGCTGGCCGCCATCTGGCTGCTCTCGCTGCTTAGCTTCTTCCTGCCCTTTCTGGAGCTGGAGATCCTGCGGGGCCCCCGCCCAGCGCTCTGCCTCCACGTCCCCGGGCCCCAGGCCGAGCTGGCCACGTGCTACCACCTGCTGCTGCAGATCCCGGCCTTCGCCGCCGCCGGGGCCGTCATGCTGCTGACCTATGCCCGGGTCCTGCGGGCCCTGGACATTCGCCTGGGCGGGCGCCGCTTCCGCAGCCAGCGCAAGCGCCGGAAAGCAGCGGAGCCGGGTGCCGGCGTGGGAGAGGCCCAAAGGCCGGTGCAGGTGCCGCCGgcgctgcccccccagcccatgCGGGTGCAGGCCTCAGTCTCGGTGATCGTGGCTCTCCGGCGGGCCGTCAGGCGGCACCGCGACCGCCGGGAGCGCCAGAAACGGGTCTTCAGGATGTCGCTTGTCATTGTCTCCACCTTCCTGGTGTGCTGGGCGCCCATCTCCATCGCCAACCTGCTGGTCCTGTGCCTGGGGCCCAGccgcctgctgctccagctgcgcCTCTGCTTCCTGGCCCTGGCGTACGGCACCACCGTCTTCCACCCGCTGCTCTACGCCTTCGCCCGCCAGAAGCTGCGCGCCGCGCTGCGCAGCAAGCTGAGGAAGCGGGTGGTCTCGGCGCTGCAGGTGGACCCTGCGCCTGGGGGCACCATCATCCACAACTCCTGGGTGGAGCCCCACAAGGGCCGCCGGGCCCGGCCTGCGGGCAGCGTGGGGGCACAGCGCTGCCACACCCAGGGGCTGAGGGAGTGAGTGGGTGGCACACGCCGGGGCCTGGCTGAGCGCAGCCAGCAGGACCCAGACTGCAACATGGTCACTTGCCCGGGCCGGGCCAGGCAGCTCCGCTCGGGCGCCGGGGAGAAGCTGGGCCCCGTCACGCCCGCCCTGGCCGACCAGAGGCTGGAGGCGGGAGTGGGTCCCGCctgcctcccagcagcagccGCATCCCTCCAGGGGACACCGTGAGCTGGCCTGAGCCTGGGACGTCCGCGCTGGCCCAGGCTGGACCCTGGCTGGACCCTGGCTGGAccctggctgggggctgggcctCCTGGAACTGCCAAGGGCCCTGTGTGCCCCCCACGTCGGGAACGGCTCCTCTGGCCCCCCGCCACCGGGCCCCGGGCCTGCCTGGCCCCAAGCTGGCTCCACGCTGGGCGAGGGGAAAGGCCCAGCTGCTGCTGACTGAGGGGCCAAAAGAGAAGGGGGTGGGAGAACCTGGGGCCTGTGgtccctcccagggcagggcctTCCCCACTCCAGTGTCTGGGGCCGGCTGAGCCGGCCCATAACAGTATTCCTACCCTCATCatcggggaggtgggggggctgtcTGGTGGGGCAGCTCTGTGTATCGGGGGAGCCTTCTTTGTGTCCCTTGGGATCTGTGTGTTAAGAGGTGGGCTTGGGAAATCCACATATCCATGGGGGGGTCTGTGTGTCGGGGGTATGTCGAGGGGTGGGCTCTGTGCAtccgggggcagggctgtgtgttgggggggctgtgCATCTGAGGGGGGCTGTGTGTTGGAAGGGGCTGTGCAtccaggggcggggctgtgcatccagggagggggctgtgtgttgggagggggctgtgcatcCAGGGGTCTGTGTACTGGGGTGGGGTCTGTGCATCTGGGAAGGGGGCTGTGTATTGGGGGGGTCTGTGCATCcgtgggcagggctgtgtgttgGGAGGGGGCTGTGTTTTGCGGGGGGCTGTGCATCCGGGATGGTCTATGTGCTGTAGGGATCTGTGCTTCTGGAGAGGgggctgtgtgttggggggggtctGTGCATCTGGGAgggctgtgtgttggggggggtctGTGAATCTGGGAAGAGGGCTGTGTATTGGGGGAGGTGTCTGTGTATCGGGGGGggtctgtgtgttggggggagtcTGTGCATCCGAGGGGGGGTCTGTgcatctggggtgggggctgtgtgttgggagggggctgtgttttgggggggagcTGTGCATCCGGGATGGTCTATGTGCTGGAGGGATCTGTGCTTCTGGAGAGGgggctgtgtgttgggggggtctGTGCATCTGGGAgggctgtgtgttgggggggtctGTGCATCTGGGGGGGTCTGTGAATCTGGGAAGAGGGCTGTGTATCGGGGGAGGTGTCTGTGTATCGGGGGGGgactgtgtgttggggggaatCTGTGCATCCGAGGGGGGGTCTGTGcatctgggggcagggctgtgtgttgggggggctgtgCATCCGAGGGGGGGTCTGTGTGTTCCTGGGTCTCTGACTCCCTTTTCTTTGCTGTGCTCCCAGCTCtgtgtccagccccttgcctggcTCCCCAAGGCCCCCCAGCTGAGACGCTGCCCCCCCTTCTCTGTAAATACCCCCATGACCCCCCCAAACCCTGTTCTGCCAATCTCAATAAAGAGGAACCTCTTCAAGCGGCCGCCCCTGTCTCTGGTTCTTGGGGTGGGCAGTGCGACCCCCCCCGGTGCAGTGCACCGCGCAGACCACGAGGGGGGCCAGGTGGCTGAGTTGGGCCTCCTGCTTCCTCGGGAGCCCCCCCTCTTGCTGCATCTGAGGCCAGGggttaactctgccccctccccatagaaggagctgggtggggcgggggaaccccgggcagccccctccccactcgtACAGTGGTGGGGCtcaccccccccagctccgctggtacccctcaatcccgacccacagccccctgctctcccagagcTTTGTATGAGGCGATGGGGCCAGTCACCCCATGCCAGGCACCCGTGGCCCGAGCTCTGCCCTTACGCACGACCCTGCTTCCTGGCCCCGGCCCACTGCCCGCAGGGACTGCTCCCCAGAGGGCTCTGCAGGTAGATGCTCTGGACCGGTGCTGGGGCCCTGGGGCCCCTGGGGCAGTTGTGAgctgccagggctgggctggcatggCCAGCTCCGGCCTGGTGAGCTGTCGCTTGCCGTGTTCCTCAGGCAGTGCCCCCGAGCCAGTCCGGTGGTTCTCCACGGCCTGCTGGGTCCGCCCTGGGCTGGCAGGGTCCAGAGCAGCGGGAgccctccccatggcagggcCGCAGCACGCAGCTTGATCGTTGCAGAGCCTCTCCTGGGGCTGCGGCGGAGGGCGGGCAGGGAGCTCTCCCTCAGTCCGAGGTGGCTCCCAAGGTGTCCTGCCTGAGGCGGGGAGAGTTGCGCTGGCCCACTCAGGAACCATGCAGCCGCTAGTGCCACCAGCACCCCTGCCAGGTGCCAGGGCTGCCAGGACAGCAGCGAGGTCCGTGTGCCACCCTGCCATGCTGTGCACGGAGGCAGCAGCTGGGGACTCACCTGACGCGTGGGGGGGGGAGATGTCCAGCAGAGATGGCACCTGCCTGCAGACACCTGTGCCTAGGGTGACCACACACCCCAATTTGATCGGCAGTCCCGATATGTGGGGCTTTGCTTTATATAGGCAtctgttaccccccacccctgtcccagtttttcacacttgctgtctggtcactctacctgcGCAGAGGGGAGTTTAGCTGATTGTTTCCTGCTGTCTCTCCAAGTCTCTTACTTCTTCTTGACCATCTGGACATTTGTGATGCTTTCACACTCATCCTGAACCGTGCACACATCCTtaagagtgtgcccttgttgccgagaaggctaacggcattttgggctgtataagtaggggcattgccaagagatcgagggatgtgatcattcccctctgttcggcatcggtgagacctcatctggatactatgtccagttttgggccctccactacaagaaggatgtggaaaaattggaaagagtccagcggagggcaacaaaaatgattaggcggctggagcacatgacatgaggagaggctgagggaactgggattgtttagtctgcagaagagaagaatgaggggggatttgatagctgctttcaactacctgaaggggggctcca from Gopherus flavomarginatus isolate rGopFla2 chromosome 6, rGopFla2.mat.asm, whole genome shotgun sequence includes these protein-coding regions:
- the LOC127053190 gene encoding G-protein coupled receptor 22-like; amino-acid sequence: MASAIYDSLLESTDGASVDAGWSLPYALGFQVSLTSFLLLEILLGCSSNLTVLALYCSQPGLVDSVSTVVTMNLHVLDTLVCLVCMPLTIAVLLLAPEHNGPLLGCFHEACVTFGSVATAANVLVISLDRYDISVRPGRRVLTPSRTALLLAAIWLLSLLSFFLPFLELEILRGPRPALCLHVPGPQAELATCYHLLLQIPAFAAAGAVMLLTYARVLRALDIRLGGRRFRSQRKRRKAAEPGAGVGEAQRPVQVPPALPPQPMRVQASVSVIVALRRAVRRHRDRRERQKRVFRMSLVIVSTFLVCWAPISIANLLVLCLGPSRLLLQLRLCFLALAYGTTVFHPLLYAFARQKLRAALRSKLRKRVVSALQVDPAPGGTIIHNSWVEPHKGRRARPAGSVGAQRCHTQGLRE